Proteins co-encoded in one Sulfuricella sp. genomic window:
- a CDS encoding cation acetate symporter codes for MSQTYNKLALSAAALLASGSAFAAGGGAVADEFKWMTFAVFGVIIAITMAITFWAARTTHTTSEFYAAGRSVSGIQNGWAIAGDYLSAASFLGIAGLISLYGYDGFMYSVGWLVAYITVLLVIAEPCRNIGKYTMGDILAFRNDPKKTKTVAALSTITVSTFYLTAQMVGGGVLIKTLIGIDYEISVIGVGVLMLVYVVFGGMKATTWVQIIKAVLLVVASILLVALVWAPYGFSLPGYLQAVVSDPDVQGQVAKLLGDKATNMTPEELGQRFLEPGLFLKSPIDQISLGMALVLGTAGMPHILMRFFTVPTAQAARLSVIWAMGIIGGFYVLTLFLGTGAAMLVGPAKIASIDAGGNMAGPLLAQFLGGGENSMLGNLFLAFVAAVAFATIVAVVAGLVLAAASAMAHDIYVGVIRGEHATPQEQVTAARVSSVIVGIMAITVGILAKGQNVAHLVALAFAVAASSNLPAVFLTLYWKKCNTTGIIMGMLVGAITAIALVMISPNMTYPKAVISGAKKVLEGEAAQPAKLAQAAEGGFICDLFAVSGCKKAEPAKPEQAAKPGAPEKLARLQEKLPALTDAKELEKAKKDIAGLEKSIKKAEEDLKKMEGQSTSMMGLEKPFFQLKNPGLISIPLGFLMVILGSLLTRDKRAEDMWDELYVRQNTGINAEAASAH; via the coding sequence ATGAGCCAAACCTATAACAAGCTCGCCCTTTCCGCCGCCGCCCTGCTGGCCAGCGGTTCCGCTTTCGCGGCGGGTGGTGGCGCGGTTGCCGACGAGTTCAAGTGGATGACCTTTGCGGTGTTCGGCGTGATCATCGCCATCACCATGGCGATCACCTTCTGGGCGGCGCGCACCACGCATACCACTTCCGAGTTCTACGCTGCCGGACGTTCGGTGTCCGGCATCCAGAACGGCTGGGCAATCGCCGGCGACTACCTGTCCGCCGCGTCCTTCCTCGGTATTGCCGGCCTGATCTCGCTCTACGGCTACGACGGCTTCATGTATTCGGTGGGCTGGCTGGTGGCCTACATTACGGTTCTATTGGTCATCGCCGAACCCTGCCGCAACATCGGCAAGTACACCATGGGCGACATCCTGGCGTTCCGCAACGATCCGAAGAAAACCAAGACCGTGGCGGCGCTGTCCACCATCACCGTGTCCACCTTCTACCTGACCGCGCAGATGGTTGGCGGCGGTGTGCTGATCAAGACCCTGATCGGTATCGACTACGAAATCTCGGTGATTGGCGTCGGCGTGCTGATGCTGGTCTACGTGGTATTCGGCGGCATGAAGGCCACCACCTGGGTGCAGATCATCAAGGCGGTGCTGCTGGTGGTTGCTTCCATCCTGCTGGTGGCGCTGGTGTGGGCGCCGTATGGCTTCAGCCTGCCGGGTTATTTGCAGGCAGTGGTGAGCGATCCTGACGTACAGGGACAGGTCGCCAAGCTGCTGGGCGACAAGGCTACCAACATGACGCCGGAAGAACTGGGCCAGCGCTTCCTCGAACCCGGCCTGTTCCTCAAGAGCCCGATCGACCAGATCTCCCTGGGCATGGCGCTGGTGCTTGGCACAGCCGGGATGCCGCACATCCTGATGCGCTTCTTCACCGTGCCCACGGCACAGGCCGCGCGCCTGTCCGTGATCTGGGCCATGGGAATCATCGGCGGCTTCTACGTGCTGACCCTGTTCCTCGGCACCGGCGCCGCAATGCTGGTCGGCCCGGCCAAGATCGCCTCGATCGATGCCGGCGGCAACATGGCTGGGCCGCTGCTGGCGCAGTTCCTGGGCGGCGGTGAAAACTCCATGCTCGGCAACCTCTTCCTCGCCTTTGTCGCCGCCGTGGCTTTTGCCACCATCGTCGCCGTGGTCGCGGGCCTGGTGCTGGCAGCCGCTTCCGCGATGGCGCACGACATCTACGTCGGCGTGATCCGTGGCGAACACGCCACGCCGCAGGAGCAGGTGACCGCGGCACGCGTGTCCTCCGTGATTGTCGGCATCATGGCGATCACCGTCGGTATTCTTGCCAAGGGCCAGAACGTGGCCCACCTGGTGGCGCTGGCCTTTGCCGTGGCCGCTTCTTCCAACCTCCCAGCGGTGTTCCTCACCCTGTACTGGAAGAAGTGCAACACCACCGGCATCATCATGGGCATGCTGGTTGGTGCCATCACCGCCATCGCGCTGGTGATGATTTCCCCCAACATGACCTATCCCAAGGCCGTGATCAGCGGCGCCAAGAAGGTGCTGGAAGGCGAAGCCGCCCAGCCGGCCAAATTGGCCCAGGCGGCCGAGGGCGGTTTCATCTGCGACCTGTTTGCCGTATCCGGTTGCAAGAAAGCCGAACCGGCCAAGCCCGAACAGGCCGCCAAACCCGGCGCGCCGGAGAAGCTGGCCAGGTTGCAGGAAAAGTTGCCAGCCCTGACCGATGCGAAGGAACTGGAGAAGGCGAAGAAGGACATCGCCGGCCTGGAGAAATCCATCAAGAAGGCCGAGGAAGACCTGAAGAAAATGGAAGGCCAGTCCACCAGCATGATGGGCCTGGAGAAGCCATTCTTCCAGCTCAAGAATCCGGGCCTGATCTCCATCCCGCTCGGCTTCCTGATGGTCATTCTTGGCTCCCTGCTGACGCGTGACAAACGTGCCGAAGACATGTGGGACGAACTCTACGTGCGCCAGAACACCGGCATTAACGCGGAAGCTGCCAGCGCGCACTAA
- a CDS encoding DUF294 nucleotidyltransferase-like domain-containing protein, with amino-acid sequence LFTLQRVGLRQISSAIRNSQNHDQLKQSARDIRQLAHNMLAQGVAAEQLTQFISTLNDLLTQRLIELECQAQGISHSELCELGVCWLALGSEGRYEQTLNTDQDNGIIFTVPEGKTAEEIRATLLPLAQRINAALDACGFPLCKGGIMASNPKWCLSLEEWKGTFAEWIHRGDTPVLLNATIFFDFRPLWGNHELAHELRAWLNTRIKDNRLFLRHMVQNALGNRPPLGLLRDFVVDGGTLDLKLNGVSPFVDAARIFSLAAGCGETSTIRRLRAACEAWNMNKGDVEGWIEAFLYLQLLRLRLQHEQCEAGAALSNRVNPDTLNSLDRRILKEAFRQARKLQGVMEKYFSF; translated from the coding sequence ACCTCTTCACCCTGCAACGGGTCGGCCTGAGACAAATCAGCAGCGCCATCCGCAACAGCCAGAACCACGACCAGCTCAAACAAAGCGCCCGGGACATCCGCCAGCTCGCCCACAACATGCTCGCCCAAGGGGTTGCCGCCGAACAGCTCACCCAATTCATCTCCACCCTCAACGACCTGCTCACCCAGCGGCTCATCGAACTCGAATGCCAGGCGCAAGGCATCAGCCACAGCGAGCTGTGCGAACTCGGCGTCTGCTGGCTCGCCCTCGGCAGCGAAGGGCGCTACGAACAGACCCTCAACACCGACCAGGATAACGGCATCATCTTCACGGTACCGGAGGGCAAGACGGCGGAGGAGATCAGAGCCACCCTGCTGCCGCTGGCGCAACGCATCAACGCCGCGCTGGACGCCTGCGGCTTCCCGCTGTGCAAGGGCGGGATCATGGCCTCCAATCCGAAGTGGTGCCTGAGTCTGGAAGAGTGGAAGGGGACGTTTGCGGAGTGGATACACCGCGGCGATACGCCGGTGTTGCTGAATGCCACCATATTTTTTGATTTCCGCCCCTTGTGGGGCAATCACGAGCTGGCGCACGAGTTGCGCGCGTGGCTCAATACCCGGATCAAGGATAACCGCCTGTTTCTCAGGCACATGGTGCAGAACGCCCTGGGCAACCGTCCGCCGCTGGGGCTGCTGCGCGACTTCGTGGTGGACGGCGGCACGCTGGACCTGAAGCTCAACGGCGTCTCGCCCTTCGTCGATGCGGCGCGCATCTTCAGCCTCGCCGCAGGCTGCGGAGAAACCTCGACCATCCGCCGCCTGCGCGCCGCTTGCGAAGCATGGAACATGAACAAAGGGGATGTGGAGGGCTGGATCGAGGCCTTTCTTTACCTCCAGCTGTTGCGCCTGCGCCTGCAGCACGAGCAGTGCGAGGCGGGCGCGGCATTGTCCAACCGGGTCAATCCGGATACCCTGAACAGCCTGGATCGGCGCATTCTCAAGGAAGCCTTCCGTCAGGCGCGCAAGCTGCAAGGGGTGATGGAGAAGTATTTCAGTTTTTGA
- a CDS encoding sensor histidine kinase N-terminal domain-containing protein codes for MEEDVLSLRDHLMNWLLTPLFVLWLFSTVAGYVATLNYANQPYDLALLERAQSVAAQMRLGSGQERLDVNPALPDGSDPGMPDRVYYAVSDADGKQLAGNADLGRPLAHRGGKSGPLFSNTERGGEKTRMVSLLYPGATPDRPLQIHMSETIHQRQALIRGIFANIVIPQLLLIVIAVAAVWYALKQGLLPLERLRREVARRQRDDLSELDEARAPEEVRPLIRAVNDLLARLKQVMLAQQRFIADAAHQLRTPFAGLTTQAELALRETEAERKQHALTQILTSAERGSHLVNQLLALARNEPGGQGVESFSPLDLNRLAQECTLRWVPQALEKNIDLGFEDIPRLAPLRGDAASLAEMLNNLLDNAIRYTQPSGHITVGVDYQHGGAVLRVEDNGPGITPEHRERVFERFYRVLGSGQSGSGLGLAIVAEVAKRHGATISLDEGCDGKGTLITVRFPHHGT; via the coding sequence ATGGAAGAAGACGTCCTCTCCCTCCGCGACCACCTCATGAACTGGCTGCTGACGCCCCTGTTCGTGCTGTGGCTGTTCAGCACCGTGGCGGGCTACGTCGCCACGCTTAACTACGCCAACCAGCCCTACGACCTGGCGCTGCTGGAGCGGGCGCAATCGGTGGCGGCGCAGATGCGGCTGGGAAGCGGCCAGGAACGGCTCGATGTCAATCCCGCCCTGCCGGATGGCAGCGATCCCGGCATGCCGGACCGGGTGTATTACGCCGTCAGCGATGCGGACGGCAAACAGCTCGCCGGCAACGCCGATCTCGGGCGCCCCCTCGCCCACCGGGGAGGGAAAAGCGGACCGCTATTCAGCAATACCGAGCGGGGGGGTGAAAAAACCCGCATGGTGAGCCTGCTTTATCCCGGCGCCACTCCTGACCGCCCCTTGCAGATCCACATGTCAGAGACCATACACCAGCGCCAGGCGCTGATTCGCGGCATTTTCGCCAACATCGTGATCCCCCAGCTGCTGCTGATCGTGATTGCCGTGGCAGCAGTGTGGTACGCCCTGAAACAGGGCTTGTTGCCGCTCGAGCGCCTGCGCCGGGAGGTGGCGCGCCGCCAGCGCGACGACCTGAGCGAACTGGATGAAGCCCGGGCGCCGGAAGAAGTCAGGCCCCTGATCCGTGCCGTCAACGATCTGCTGGCGCGCCTCAAGCAGGTGATGCTGGCCCAGCAGCGCTTCATTGCCGACGCCGCCCACCAGTTGCGCACCCCCTTCGCCGGGCTGACCACCCAGGCCGAGCTGGCGCTGCGCGAGACGGAAGCGGAACGCAAGCAGCATGCCCTGACGCAAATTCTCACCAGCGCCGAACGCGGCAGCCATCTGGTGAACCAGTTGCTGGCCCTGGCGCGCAACGAGCCGGGCGGCCAGGGCGTGGAAAGCTTCTCACCGCTCGACCTCAACCGCCTGGCGCAGGAATGCACCCTGCGCTGGGTGCCCCAGGCGCTGGAAAAGAACATCGACCTGGGTTTCGAGGATATTCCGCGGCTGGCGCCGCTGCGCGGCGATGCGGCCAGCCTCGCCGAAATGCTCAACAACCTGCTCGATAATGCCATTCGCTATACCCAGCCCAGCGGGCACATCACCGTCGGGGTGGATTACCAGCACGGCGGGGCGGTGCTGCGGGTGGAAGACAACGGCCCCGGCATCACGCCGGAGCACCGCGAGCGGGTGTTCGAGCGCTTTTACCGGGTGCTCGGCAGCGGCCAGAGCGGCAGCGGGCTGGGTCTCGCCATCGTGGCGGAGGTGGCGAAACGCCACGGCGCCACCATCAGCCTGGATGAGGGGTGTGACGGAAAAGGCACGCTGATCACGGTTCGCTTTCCCCATCACGGAACTTAA
- a CDS encoding response regulator transcription factor: protein MRILIAEDDEVLADGLCRSMRQAGYAVDHVADGLDANLMLKGEQPFDLAILDLGLPRLDGLQVLRSLRERNRQVPVIIITARDGVEDRVRGLDLGADDYLVKPFSLPELEARVRALLRRGQCGVNPALTCGTLVFDSVARRAAINGEALELTPRELGVLEALMSRIGWVVSKEQLLERLYSYSEEASGNAIEVYIHRLRKKIEPAGVTIRTIRGLGYIIDKAIA from the coding sequence ATGCGCATCCTGATTGCCGAAGACGATGAAGTGCTGGCCGATGGCCTGTGCCGCTCCATGCGCCAGGCGGGCTATGCGGTGGATCATGTCGCGGACGGCCTGGACGCCAACCTGATGCTCAAGGGCGAGCAGCCCTTCGACCTGGCCATCCTCGACCTCGGCCTGCCGCGCCTGGACGGGCTCCAGGTGCTGCGCAGCCTGCGCGAGCGCAACCGCCAGGTGCCGGTGATCATCATCACCGCCCGCGACGGGGTGGAAGACCGGGTCAGGGGCCTCGACCTGGGGGCGGACGACTACCTGGTCAAACCCTTCAGCCTGCCGGAACTGGAAGCAAGGGTGCGGGCGCTGTTGCGGCGCGGCCAGTGCGGCGTGAACCCGGCATTGACTTGCGGCACCCTGGTTTTCGACAGCGTCGCGCGGCGCGCCGCCATCAACGGCGAGGCGCTGGAACTCACCCCGCGCGAACTGGGGGTGCTGGAGGCGCTGATGTCGCGCATCGGCTGGGTGGTGAGCAAGGAGCAGCTGCTGGAGCGGCTCTACAGCTACTCCGAGGAAGCCAGCGGCAACGCCATCGAGGTCTATATTCACCGCCTGCGCAAGAAAATCGAGCCGGCCGGCGTCACCATCCGCACCATTCGCGGCCTGGGTTACATCATCGACAAGGCAATAGCTTGA
- a CDS encoding DUF485 domain-containing protein, translating to MSKREMNWAAIDADPRFQALHRKKTTFLWGLMIFSVIYYFLLPIGAAYYQDLFKIKVWGVVNVGILFALSEFVVAWTIAYFYSKKANAEFDTMAQEIINDAHKMGA from the coding sequence ATGTCAAAACGCGAGATGAACTGGGCCGCGATCGATGCCGATCCGCGCTTCCAGGCTTTGCACCGCAAGAAGACCACATTCCTGTGGGGACTGATGATTTTCTCGGTGATCTATTACTTCCTGCTGCCGATCGGCGCGGCCTATTACCAGGATCTGTTCAAGATCAAGGTATGGGGCGTGGTCAACGTCGGCATCCTGTTCGCGCTGTCCGAGTTTGTGGTGGCCTGGACCATTGCCTACTTCTATTCGAAGAAGGCCAATGCCGAATTCGACACCATGGCGCAGGAAATCATCAACGACGCGCACAAGATGGGAGCCTGA